The genomic stretch AACAGACAGGCGATTCTTCGCAGATGCGCGCAGCGCTCAGCAGCACCGCGAGCCAGCCCGCGCCGTCTCTACCGGCTGGCTCGACTCGCTGGGGCGGTAACACCAGCCACCGGGATTATGCGGACGAAAACACCACCGACACGGCCCTCACCAAGGCAAAACGACCCGGCAGGGCGCATAACCCCGCCGTCCACCTAATGGCGCTTATGGGGAATTCCCCATAATCGGCACAGTTTCGCTGTCGCTACTTTGCTGGACTGGTACCGCGACGGCGGCGACGTCGCGGCCCGGCTCCCGCTGCTGTCGACCTACCTCGGCCACGTCGACCCGACCAGCACTTACTGGTATTTGCATGCCGCACCGGAGTTGCTCGCCGAGGCCGCGCAGCGCCTCGACGCGCATCTGGGCCACGACACACAGCTGGGAGGTCGAGCATGACCGCGCTCGCCCCGACCTTGCAGGCGTTCTTCACCGACCGGCTCATCGCACAGCGCCAAGCCAGCCCACACACCATCACCGCCTACCGCAACACCTGGCGGCTGCTGATCGTGTTCACCGGGCAACGCACCGGGAAAGCGCCTGGCCAGCTCGATTTCGCAGACCTCGACGCGCCGCTGATCGCGGCGTTCCTCGACCACCTCGAACACGACCGCGCCAACAGCGCCCGCACCCGCAACGCCCGTCTCGCGGCGATCCACTCCTTGTTCCGGTTCGCCGCGCTGCGTCATCCCGAACACGCCGCGGACATCGCACGGGTCTTGGCGATACCGTCGAAACGAGCCGACCGGGCCCTGGTCACCTACCTCACCGAGCCCGAACTCGACGCACTGCTGGCCAGCCCGGACCGACATACCTGGACCGGTCGCCGCGACCACGCCCTGATCATGCTGGCCGCGCAAACCGGGCTACGGGCCTCGGAGCTGACCTCGCTGACCTGCGCGGATGTGCACTACGGCGCCGGGGCTCACGTCAGCTGCCACGGCAAGGGCCGCAAGGACCGCATCACCCCACTCACCACCGCCACCATCGCGGTCCTGCGGGTCTGGACCACCGAACGCGCCGGCGGCCCGACCGATCCGCTGTTCCCGACCCGCCGCGGCCAGCCACTGTCACTCGACGCGCTCGAACGGCGCGTCGCCCACCACGCCCAGCAAGCCGCCCACACCGGCCCGACACTGATCACGAAGAAGATCACGCCGCATGTGCTGCGTCACTCCGCGGCGATGCGGCTGCTACACGCCGGGGTCGATACCACCGTGATCGCGCTCTGGCTCGGTCACGAATCCGTGCAAACCACCCAGATCTACCTGCACGCCGATCTGACGCTTAAAGAGCAAGCGCTGAACCGGACCACCCCACTGACCAGCGAACCCGGCCGCTACCAGCCACCGGATCAGCTCCTCGCGTTCCTCGAAGCGCTGTGACTATCCCGACCAGACCAGCCCGCGCACCCCCACCCACCAGCACCGACCGGGCCGAGGTCGGGATAATCCGCAAGTCGGGGTAATGCGCCTTATCCCGACATCGGGATAAGGCCCACATCCGCCGCTACTTCATCCGCGCCGGGGACGCCCACCCCGAACT from Sporichthyaceae bacterium encodes the following:
- a CDS encoding tyrosine-type recombinase/integrase, with translation MTALAPTLQAFFTDRLIAQRQASPHTITAYRNTWRLLIVFTGQRTGKAPGQLDFADLDAPLIAAFLDHLEHDRANSARTRNARLAAIHSLFRFAALRHPEHAADIARVLAIPSKRADRALVTYLTEPELDALLASPDRHTWTGRRDHALIMLAAQTGLRASELTSLTCADVHYGAGAHVSCHGKGRKDRITPLTTATIAVLRVWTTERAGGPTDPLFPTRRGQPLSLDALERRVAHHAQQAAHTGPTLITKKITPHVLRHSAAMRLLHAGVDTTVIALWLGHESVQTTQIYLHADLTLKEQALNRTTPLTSEPGRYQPPDQLLAFLEAL